Genomic window (Myxocyprinus asiaticus isolate MX2 ecotype Aquarium Trade chromosome 26, UBuf_Myxa_2, whole genome shotgun sequence):
CAGCAGGCTTTTTGTGCTTGTGCTAATTTTGGCCTCAGTTGTTATACCCAGAGAGCTGCTTAGTGAGAGAGCTAAAAATACTTGGGCTTTATCAGAGCAGATGTGTTTACTAGCAGATTCTAAGCCATCTACATGCATCGCTCGCCGTCCATCCACACTCCCACCCTCTCCTCTGGCACTGCCCTTATTCCTCTACAAGAGACGATTTGATCCAGCAAGGGTGGTCCTTTTTTTCTCTAGTCCCTTAATTCGACACTTAATTGATGTCTGTGTTAAATCTGTAAACAGGCTTTTTGTTTGCTCTCTAATGCTGTGCTGATTTGCAGTTGGTTTTGTCCACCCTATTAATAGACGTGTAGATGTAGGTTATTTATAATGGTGGATTGGTAGAGCTTGGCACACCCTCTTTCTGTCATGCAGCATGGAAGAATTGAGCCCCGGTCCCACAGTCATAGCCACAGGTCGTCCCATACACACTGCTCACTGCAGCTAGTTGCCATAGGAACCCTTCTGCAGCAGACATGCGCTCTCAACATCTAAATTTACACTCCCTGTCTTGCTTTTAAAAAGCAAGAGGATCTGTGCATTTTGCTCATGCCAGAAATAGCTGCCCCAGAGGCCCACTTTGAATTTATCAGTAGCACTAGACAGCTATATCTCTGAGCCACTCAGGGAGAACAGGCAAGCATCTTGGAAAGGCATTCCTTGGCTCATAGCATGGTTGAGACTGTCATAGCTCTATTAAGACTTACGACTATGTATCAGCAGAAATGTGCATGTTTTACCTCGATGATCCAATTTAAAATGTCTACTGTTTATTTTGCGAGAAACATTTTCTTCTGGTTTTGTCTGCATTAACAGTTCCAACTCTTTTCTCCCTCTTCCCTCTCTGTTCTGTAGAAATGAGTCGCCAGACTGCCACAGCGCTGCCCACAGGAACCTCTAAATGTCCTCCTTCTCAGCGCGTCCCAACCTTGTCGGGCACCACCGCGTCCAACAGTGACCTCGCCAGTCTgtttgagtgcccggtctgtttCGACTATGTCCTGCCCCCCATCCTGCAGTGCCAGAGCGGCCACTTGGTTTGTAGCAACTGTCGGCCCAAACTTACCTGCTGCCCTACCTGCAGAGGCCCACTTGGGTCAATCCGCAATTTGGCCATGGAAAAAGTGGCCAACTCTGTGCTGTTCCCCTGCAAGTATGCCTCATCAGGCTGCGAAGTCACGTTACCGCACACGGACAAGGCAGAGCATGAGGAGCTTTGTGAATTCCGGCCATACTCTTGCCCGTGTCCTGGCGCCTCATGCAAGTGGCAGGGCTCGCTTGATGCCGTCATGCCCCACTTGCTACACCAGCACAAGTCCATAACCACGCTACAGGGTGAGGATATTGTCTTCCTGGCCACAGACATCAACCTGCCTGGTGCGGTGGACTGGGTCATGATGCAGTCGTGCTTCGGCTTCCATTTTATGCTTGTGCTGGAGAAGCAGGAGAAATACGATGGTCACCAACAGTTCTTTGCCATTGTGCAGCTGATTGGCACACGGAAACAGGCGGAAAACTTTGCCTATCGTCTTGAGCTGAATGGCCACCGGCGGCGACTCACCTGGGAGGCCACGCCACGTTCTATCCATGAGGGCATCGCCACCGCCATCATGAACAGTGACTGTCTGGTGTTCGACACCTCCATCGCTCAGCTGTTCGCAGAGAACGGCAACTTGGGCATTAACGTCACCATATCAATGTGCTGAGGACTAACAGCTGTGCATACTtgaacacacacacgcagacaaaCAACATTTCTAAACACCGCAGGATACCTTGAGTTGTGCATTGGGGACAGGGGCATAGCTAACCTAGGGAACTCTTTGCTGTTGTACGCTCCGagttaccataaaaaaaatacattaaaaaaacgtATTGGTTGGAGCTTGGCACATCCAACCAGACTTGGCTCCTGGGTTCTCAATTTTATGCTACAAAGAGATATGTTAAATTGCTAATGTATTCTACATTTTTGAGAGCAACCGTCATTGCCCTTGAAGTTATAGGAAAGCCCCCTTTGTGGAATGGACATTTGCAAATGTGGCATTTGGAACGATGGAAAGGCACACTGTGCTGGATGGCGGTTGGGGAATATTGATCAATTTCAGGGTGTTTGCTCAAAAGGTGCAACACTTAGAGCAAGTTCTTGTTtccgttttgttttgtttccccaAGACATTTTGCATTTCAGTTCAGATAAAACACtaacttttattttca
Coding sequences:
- the LOC127417412 gene encoding E3 ubiquitin-protein ligase Siah1 isoform X2; this translates as MDEEMSRQTATALPTGTSKCPPSQRVPTLSGTTASNSDLASLFECPVCFDYVLPPILQCQSGHLVCSNCRPKLTCCPTCRGPLGSIRNLAMEKVANSVLFPCKYASSGCEVTLPHTDKAEHEELCEFRPYSCPCPGASCKWQGSLDAVMPHLLHQHKSITTLQGEDIVFLATDINLPGAVDWVMMQSCFGFHFMLVLEKQEKYDGHQQFFAIVQLIGTRKQAENFAYRLELNGHRRRLTWEATPRSIHEGIATAIMNSDCLVFDTSIAQLFAENGNLGINVTISMC
- the LOC127417412 gene encoding E3 ubiquitin-protein ligase Siah1 isoform X1, which codes for MSATVRLQPVYSWKGMLKLFSCIAVRTASKPKEVNTFQGKKKDVLGNHMDEEMSRQTATALPTGTSKCPPSQRVPTLSGTTASNSDLASLFECPVCFDYVLPPILQCQSGHLVCSNCRPKLTCCPTCRGPLGSIRNLAMEKVANSVLFPCKYASSGCEVTLPHTDKAEHEELCEFRPYSCPCPGASCKWQGSLDAVMPHLLHQHKSITTLQGEDIVFLATDINLPGAVDWVMMQSCFGFHFMLVLEKQEKYDGHQQFFAIVQLIGTRKQAENFAYRLELNGHRRRLTWEATPRSIHEGIATAIMNSDCLVFDTSIAQLFAENGNLGINVTISMC